In the Candidatus Sericytochromatia bacterium genome, GCTGAGCGGCTGCGGCCAGGGGGGGAGCTCCATCGCCGCACGAGCCGTTGCCCCGCAGACCGCCACGATGCGGGCCGAAAGCACGGAGCGGGCCCAAGCCGATGAGCCAGGCTGGCTGGCTGGAGGCCCCCGGGAGGACCTCGGGCATTTTTTCAGGGTCGATGACACGCTGTATCGCGGTCAGCAGCCAACGGACAAAGGTCTGGCCCAACTCAAGGACCTGGGCATTCGCCACGTGGTCTACCTTCATTTCAATCAGAAGCAGGCCGTCCACGAACGGCAGGTCGTCGAGAGCTTGGGCATGCGCTTCACACACATCCCGATGAGCTGGTTGACGCCGCCCAAACCCCAGCAGATCGACACCTGGCTCAAACTGACCTTGGACCCCACGACCGGCCCGGTGTTCGTCCACTGCCAGCACGGCCGCGATCGCACGGGGGCCATGGTGGGTATCTACCGC is a window encoding:
- a CDS encoding tyrosine-protein phosphatase; the encoded protein is LSGCGQGGSSIAARAVAPQTATMRAESTERAQADEPGWLAGGPREDLGHFFRVDDTLYRGQQPTDKGLAQLKDLGIRHVVYLHFNQKQAVHERQVVESLGMRFTHIPMSWLTPPKPQQIDTWLKLTLDPTTGPVFVHCQHGRDRTGAMVGIYRIAHDKWTFEKAYAEMKEKGFRTFFLGLSYGVKRYAKANGATDTAYTDAEMALGF